Proteins encoded in a region of the Paenibacillus pedocola genome:
- a CDS encoding ABC transporter substrate-binding protein yields MLKRNRMMLLALVLTFVMILSACGGGNNNANAPAEATNNASETGNNATDTGNATDPAASDAIDTSKEVKLKMIFVGPKPVDYDSVFAEINKVLKEKINATVEGEFLDWSDWAQKYPLKLAANEDFDLIYSANWAGYNDQALKGGFLELTDELLNKYMPETVAAMSDVSWDQAKVNGKLYMVPQNRGESVEKMILYREDLRKKYNLPEINSPESYATYLKTIAEKEKGVTPFTPETGDWKYHNLDRVLLKQQNEWNMFDLDLPFAFKLDDPAGKVFNVYETQEFKDLLVYYKDLADNNAWSKNVLNSKNDHQADFKAGKTASITHNNGTLGALMALMRQENSPYEVALADINQGKKKSVAISTQNGTSIHATSKNVERSLMFINLMQNDKQLHDLMMYGISGVHYEPVGDDKYKALDKNPNYTGFSNWNFNSPLNRDNEAFPQEASDFVKNWESAVYHYDLETFVFDNSKVKTEIANVGNVMLRYAIPLEYGVIDDIDKGLADLNKQLKAAGVEKIQTELQAQIDAFLANKK; encoded by the coding sequence ATGCTAAAAAGAAATAGAATGATGTTGCTGGCGCTCGTTTTAACCTTCGTTATGATTCTGAGTGCATGCGGCGGCGGTAATAACAATGCCAATGCACCGGCAGAGGCTACCAATAATGCGTCAGAGACCGGAAATAACGCTACAGACACCGGGAATGCGACAGATCCTGCAGCTTCAGATGCCATCGATACATCCAAAGAAGTGAAGCTGAAAATGATTTTTGTGGGACCTAAGCCGGTAGATTATGATAGTGTTTTTGCAGAAATCAACAAAGTATTGAAAGAAAAGATCAATGCGACTGTAGAAGGCGAGTTCCTGGACTGGTCCGACTGGGCGCAGAAATATCCGCTGAAGCTCGCGGCTAATGAAGATTTCGACCTCATCTATTCGGCGAACTGGGCCGGCTACAATGACCAGGCGCTGAAAGGCGGATTCCTGGAACTGACGGATGAGCTGCTTAATAAATACATGCCGGAGACGGTAGCAGCTATGTCCGATGTAAGCTGGGATCAGGCCAAGGTTAACGGTAAGCTGTACATGGTTCCGCAAAACAGAGGCGAGTCGGTTGAGAAGATGATCCTGTATCGTGAGGATTTGCGCAAGAAATACAATCTTCCTGAAATCAACAGCCCGGAATCGTATGCTACTTACTTGAAGACGATCGCTGAAAAAGAAAAAGGTGTTACCCCGTTCACACCGGAAACAGGCGACTGGAAATATCATAACCTGGACCGTGTACTGCTGAAGCAGCAGAACGAATGGAATATGTTCGACCTTGACCTTCCGTTTGCCTTCAAATTAGACGATCCGGCAGGCAAAGTATTCAACGTTTATGAAACACAGGAATTCAAGGATCTGCTGGTTTATTACAAGGATCTTGCAGATAACAATGCCTGGTCGAAAAACGTACTGAACAGCAAAAACGACCATCAGGCTGACTTCAAAGCAGGCAAAACTGCATCGATTACGCACAACAACGGTACCCTTGGTGCACTGATGGCGCTGATGCGCCAGGAAAATTCGCCTTATGAAGTAGCACTGGCTGACATTAACCAAGGCAAAAAGAAATCAGTAGCGATCTCGACACAGAACGGTACATCGATCCATGCCACTTCGAAGAATGTGGAACGTTCCCTGATGTTCATCAATCTGATGCAGAATGATAAACAGCTGCATGACCTGATGATGTACGGTATCAGCGGCGTACACTATGAACCGGTTGGCGATGACAAATACAAAGCACTCGACAAGAACCCGAACTATACCGGCTTCTCCAACTGGAACTTCAACTCGCCGCTTAACCGCGACAATGAAGCCTTCCCGCAGGAAGCTTCCGATTTCGTTAAAAACTGGGAGTCGGCTGTTTACCACTATGATCTGGAAACCTTCGTATTCGACAACAGTAAAGTGAAAACGGAAATTGCCAATGTCGGCAATGTAATGCTCCGCTACGCTATTCCGCTCGAATACGGCGTA
- a CDS encoding carbohydrate ABC transporter permease: MKQLDRKIFSGIGYVSLIILAVLCIFPFILVVSSSLTEETKIVTDGYQFIPTAFSTEAYSILFKYPQEMINAYLVTIGVTVTGTLLGLFLTSMTAYVLCRKDFKWRNKFSFFFFFTTLFSGGLVPWYLLIVNYLNMKDTPMALIVPMMLNVFYIIVMKSFMSSIPEAIVESAKIDGAGDFKIYLRLILPLSKPALATIGLFLALAYWNDWYNALLFISDEKLMPLQYYLYKMLGNMDGMRKAMMGAGAVVTTAIPTESLKMAMTVVATGPILLAYPFVQRYFVQGLTIGAVKG, from the coding sequence ATGAAGCAGCTTGATCGTAAAATATTTTCAGGCATTGGTTATGTATCCCTGATCATACTCGCAGTTTTATGTATCTTCCCGTTTATTCTTGTCGTATCTTCATCCCTTACTGAAGAAACGAAGATCGTAACGGATGGCTACCAGTTTATACCGACGGCCTTCTCTACCGAGGCCTATAGCATTCTGTTCAAATACCCGCAGGAAATGATAAATGCCTACCTGGTAACCATTGGGGTTACGGTAACCGGCACGCTGCTTGGTTTGTTCCTGACATCGATGACTGCTTATGTGCTGTGCCGTAAAGATTTCAAATGGCGAAATAAGTTTTCATTCTTCTTCTTCTTTACGACGCTGTTTAGCGGCGGGCTGGTTCCGTGGTACCTGCTCATTGTCAACTATCTCAACATGAAGGATACGCCAATGGCCTTAATCGTACCGATGATGCTCAACGTCTTCTACATCATTGTTATGAAGTCGTTTATGAGCAGCATTCCGGAAGCGATTGTCGAATCGGCTAAAATTGACGGTGCGGGCGATTTCAAGATTTACCTCCGCCTGATCCTGCCGCTCTCGAAGCCGGCGCTCGCTACCATCGGATTGTTCCTTGCCCTGGCTTACTGGAATGACTGGTACAATGCCCTGCTGTTTATATCCGATGAGAAGCTGATGCCGCTCCAGTATTATTTGTACAAGATGCTGGGCAATATGGATGGTATGCGTAAAGCAATGATGGGTGCCGGGGCTGTAGTAACGACTGCGATTCCGACCGAGAGCCTCAAGATGGCGATGACCGTCGTGGCAACGGGTCCGATTCTGCTGGCTTATCCATTCGTGCAGAGATACTTTGTCCAAGGTTTAACGATTGGCGCGGTGAAAGGATGA
- a CDS encoding ABC transporter permease, whose protein sequence is MKGHTFWSDLKNYKVLLLMLAPAVAFFLLFAYIPMAGIVIAFKKYDYAGGIFGSAWNGLDNFRFFFESGDAWRVTRNTALYNIAFITVNNVLQIFAAIMLFEVGGKWFRKITQSALFLPYFISWVVVGAIAYNLLNYDIGTVNALLRGLGLEPVDIYNTPAYWPYILVIVAAWKSLGYGTVMYLAAISGIDTEMYEAAEIDGANIFQRIMKVTIPNLYPTIIILVLLAVGNIFRGDFGMFYNMVGNNGLLFSSTDVIDTFVFRSLITSNDIGMSAAAGVFQSVLGFVTIMTVNYAVRKYDKDRALF, encoded by the coding sequence ATGAAAGGGCATACATTCTGGAGCGATTTAAAAAATTACAAGGTTCTCTTACTGATGCTGGCACCGGCGGTTGCATTTTTTCTCCTGTTTGCTTATATCCCGATGGCGGGTATCGTAATTGCCTTTAAGAAATATGATTACGCCGGAGGGATCTTCGGAAGCGCCTGGAACGGGCTGGATAATTTCCGCTTTTTCTTTGAATCAGGGGATGCCTGGAGGGTCACACGAAATACGGCACTATACAACATTGCGTTTATCACCGTAAATAACGTTCTGCAGATCTTTGCCGCGATTATGCTGTTCGAGGTCGGGGGCAAATGGTTCCGCAAAATTACGCAATCGGCGTTGTTTCTGCCTTATTTTATCTCCTGGGTCGTTGTCGGCGCGATTGCCTATAACCTGCTCAACTATGATATCGGCACAGTGAACGCTCTGCTTCGGGGCCTCGGCCTTGAGCCTGTCGATATTTACAATACACCGGCCTACTGGCCATACATTCTGGTAATCGTAGCTGCCTGGAAGAGTCTTGGATATGGTACGGTAATGTACCTGGCCGCGATTTCAGGGATCGATACCGAGATGTACGAAGCGGCCGAAATTGACGGCGCTAACATTTTTCAGCGGATCATGAAAGTGACGATACCCAATCTGTATCCGACGATTATTATTCTGGTGCTGCTGGCGGTCGGGAACATTTTCCGCGGAGATTTCGGGATGTTCTACAACATGGTCGGCAACAACGGGCTGCTGTTCTCTTCGACTGACGTTATCGATACCTTCGTATTCAGATCGCTGATTACTTCCAATGATATAGGGATGTCGGCTGCGGCTGGCGTGTTCCAATCGGTGCTCGGATTCGTGACAATCATGACTGTAAACTACGCTGTCCGCAAGTACGACAAAGACCGCGCCCTTTTCTAG